The Raphanus sativus cultivar WK10039 chromosome 2, ASM80110v3, whole genome shotgun sequence genome includes a region encoding these proteins:
- the LOC108835106 gene encoding transcription factor MYB88: MTGFTSCLLSEAEGWTPEEDTLLCEAQRLFGNRWTEIAKVVSGRTDNAVKNRFTTLCKKRAKYEAMAKENNIASSVNSNNKRMLLPDGITTPCKVESESPLAKKTRRSHIPDLKDIRSYGDRSHIKVLSGVNQQVRPPFSVLPHSATTVGSTEEQNQTNSTKESDGEHKGNQEVFLNKDDPKLTNLMQQAELLSSNPNAAI, from the exons ATGACAGGTTTCACGAGTTGTCTGCTGTCCGAAGCAG AAGGTTGGACCCCTGAAGAAGATACACTCTTGTGTGAG GCGCAGAGATTGTTTGGGAACAGATGGACTGAGATTGCAAAAGTGGTCTCAGGCAG aACTGATAATGCAGTGAAGAACAGGTTCACAACACTGTGCAAGAAGAGAGCTAAGTATGAAGCCATGGCTAAAGAGAACAAcattgcttcttctgtcaactCAAACAACAAGAGAATGTTGCTCCCAGATGGTATCACTACACCCTGCAAAGTCGAAAGTGAATCTCCTCTTGCTAAGAAAACTAG GAGAAGTCACATTCCAGACCTTAAAGATATCAGAAGCTATGGGGATAGATCACATATAAAGGTTCTTTCAGGTGTGAATCAGCAGGTTAGACCTCCATTTTCCGTACTACCCCACAGCGCCACAACTGTTGGTAGCACTGAGGAGCAGAATCAAACAAACAGTACCAAAGAGAGTGATG GTGAGCATAAAGGCAATCAAGAAGTGTTTCTTAACAAGGATGACCCAAAGTTAACAAACTTGATGCAACAAGCCGAGCTTCTCAGTTCAAACCCAAATGCAGCTATTTAA